From the Chryseobacterium fluminis genome, the window GAGGCTGATGCATATTGGGTCGCGGTGGTACTTCCGTTAGTGGTGGTGATCGTAGTTTCTCCTTTATTTTTACCATCTAAAAAGTAACTGAATTCAGGTCCTGCCTCAAAATAAAAGCTTTTAGCAGGTCTGAACTGGAACATCAGCGGTACTGAAATATAATTAAGTTCCACTTTACTGTTGGCCTCTGTTTTTACAGTCGTGCTTCCTGTGGTTACTTCATTAGATGTAATTACACTTTTGGCTCCCATCTGATTATATAAGACCTCCGGCTGGAAACTTATTTTATCCGCTAAAGGAATATTAACAAAAAGCCCGGCATTAAAACCTATCTTTTGGTTATCAATACTCAGTTTCTGCTCACTGAAAGCAGCGGCATTGGCCCCTGCCTTGATACCGAATCTAACCGGTGGTTTTTCATTTGCTATTTTTACAACTTCTTTTACCTGTTCCTGGGCCAATGCCATAGTTCCTGCTGTCATCGCCAGTCCTAGAAATAACTTCTTCATAATTTTTAATTTTACTATTTAATCTTCCGCCTGATTTTCAATCGGACGTCAGTTATTTTGCAAAAGTCTTGCCAAATAATTATATTGTTGATTATCAATATGATATATTCTCTATATGATAAATTCTGGTATTTATTCTGAATATCCTATTAATGTTCATCACCGGCTACACTAAAATTTTGCTAAAATGAGCCAATCAGAAACGAAAAGACCGGATTCTATTAATCGATCCAGCCTTTTCTGATATTAAAGTCAGTTATTTTATTTGAATCAGTCTCTACCCTTGTTTCATATAGAGCAGACTATCGTGTATCGTTTAAAATTTATAATTTAAACCGAGTTGGAATACTCTGTTGGTCACAATACTCTGTCCATCGACTCTATC encodes:
- a CDS encoding porin family protein, with the protein product MKKLFLGLAMTAGTMALAQEQVKEVVKIANEKPPVRFGIKAGANAAAFSEQKLSIDNQKIGFNAGLFVNIPLADKISFQPEVLYNQMGAKSVITSNEVTTGSTTVKTEANSKVELNYISVPLMFQFRPAKSFYFEAGPEFSYFLDGKNKGETTITTTNGSTTATQYASASESIDKDDIKKFNVGLGLGVGLDITDNLGINARYISSLTHIADNSDVPEANKNINTNRVFQLGLSYKF